The window ATCCAAATCTTTGATTGCTCATCAAAATCTCCTTACTCAAATGCCTTAGCCCCTGgcgaatggcttaaaatccgaTTTGACGCTTTCCGTTCTATGATATAGCACCCATTACACATATAACTTCTATCGTAGAAGCattgaatatattaaaatccgTATGCAAATTATATTGCCGAATATATCTGATGATATTCCACCGATTTCTGACAATAAAGTTGGATTCTGGACAATAAAGCCGCTGTAATTGAGAGGCCTGCCAAAAATTTCCGACGAAATGTCAAACGAAAATTTGTATGCCGATGTAAAGAGAAAGATATctgaaataaaaccaaacaataattataatttttggtgTACTGTAGATCAGGCATGGTTGTCCATTCCTCCAGGAAGTTGTCAGAATTTAATGAAAGGGGTTGGCTAGCCATGGACCTAGGGCAACGCAACCATAAGCTAATAATAATCCTCAAAGTTAATTTGAGACAAAACTACTCAAATTATGaactttttaaagcattatttaattttatttaacatttgaaCACAAGTGGTGCTATTATTTTGACTTGCTAtttctttatctttttttaaacctaattattttcaataaatatgaatttatatgattccttttttctttaattttttattaacacattTCTCAATATTTTAAACCAATATGCAAACACCACTTTTTATACACGCAATCaaaaaagatatattaattttgtaattccgtttgtaacaaatcgaaatattggtcatagacccacaaaagtatatatattctgggtccttattaaattctaagacgatcttctgttgtttggtattgaaaatggtcaatatcggtccacgttttcggatagcccccatacaagtggacccccgaaaaacagctttaatgGGCATATCTATTTcaaaagtacgagtatagctatgaaattcgatataagtttCATATGATCCAAAATCTCCCTACCAAATTTTGtgaggatgggtccataattggccctacccccaatataaggcccctttcagaaaaatactttaacgctcattactggcttaaaaataggagtatagtgatgaaattcgacacacataagtttcaattaagccaaaatctctctatcaaactttatatggatcagtctataattgaccccatTCCCTATAAAAAGTGCCCTTAAAAATAGAGAATACAGAAAAgggatgaaattcgacacacatattttttataaatgcaaattttataaaaaacagtcAATTATTACCCTATTTCTCATATAAGGTCTTTTTAGTTAATTTGATGAGTAATATCACCCTGATCATTGGGAATTACTTGAACGCTTATAAGGGGATTAAAATACTATCATATCCATCCTATTATttgacatataaaaattttttcaaacaggttaaattaagaaatatgaATCCCCATGATGTCGAGACTATTTTTGCAGTTTTATGTTAGATTTTTTTGATTTCGTACCTACTACAAcgattttgttcataaataacccacgttaatatttttcatgtgtatgtatttatattagcCTTTGATATGTGATTTTTATTGCAGGATGTCACTGACACTCGTGGAAATGAGTTTGAAGAATTCTGTTTAAAGCGTGAACTCTTAATGGGAATCTTTGAAAAGGGATGGGAACGACCATCTCCCATTCAGGAAGCAGCAATTCCAATAGCATTAAGTGGAAAAGATGTTTTGGCGAGAGCCAAAAATGGAACCGGAAAGACAGGAGCATATTGTATACCCGTCTTGGAGCAGATCGATCCATCTAAGGATTATATACAAGCCTTAATAATGGTTCCGACAAGAGAACTTGCTTTGCAAACATCGCAAATTTGTATCGAACTGGCAAAACATCTTGATATTCGAGTAATGGTTACAACTGGTGGTACGATTCTAAAGGATGATATACTGCGTATATATCAAAAAGGTACGTACAAATCTCGGAGATGGAAGAGGAGTATCTTTTGTAGTTAATACTTGCCTTTTTTACATATTAGTTCAACTTATTATTGCGACTCCTGGACGTATTCTTGACTTGATGGATAAAAAGGTTGCGGATATGTCTCATTGCAAGATACTTGTATTAGATGAAGCCGATAAACTCTTATCACTTGATTTTCAAGGCATGCTGGatcatgttattttaaaattacccAAGGATCCTCAGATTCTTCTATTTTCTGCAACTTTTCCATTGACTGTTAAAAACTTTATGGAGAAACATTTGCGTGAACCGtacgaaataaatttaatggagGAACTAACATTGAAGGGTGTCACGCAATACTATGCATTTGTTCAAGAACGACAAAAAGTACATTGCTTAAACACCCTGTTTTCTAAACTGCAGATAAATCAATCCATCATCTTTTGTAATTCAACGCAACGCGTAGAACTGCTAGCAAAGAAAATTACCGAGCTGGGCTACTGCTGTTATTATATTCATGCAAAAATGGCTCAAGCCCATAGAAATCGCGTATTTCATGATTTCCGACAGGGCTTGTGTCGAAATCTTGTCTGCTCTGATTTGTTTACTCGTGGTATAGATGTTCAGGCAGTCAATGTTGTCATCAATTTCGACTTTCCACGGATGGCCGAAACCTATTTGCATCGTATTGGTCGTTCCGGTCGATTTGGTCATTTAGGTATGTATACACAGCAACATGCACAAACACCCCAAGCTTTCAACTAATTGTAAATAATTGCATTATTTTACAGGTATTGCAATCAATTTAATAACATACGAGGATAGGTTTGATTTACATCGAATTGAAAAAGAACTTGGAACTGAAATCAAGCCTATACCTAAGGTGATTGACCCAGCTTTGTATGTGGCCAATATAGCTCTTAATTCCGGAGAATCTAGTAATAATGATCTTAATAATTCATGTACCGAGGAAGGAAATGTTAGCAAATAATATGCTATTATcagaaaaattatacataaaattctaaaaggaaaaattattgaattttgaattttcatttttgtaagattctttttattatatatcattttttttaataaaaacaaattctgtACAGTTTTATAGACCtgtatttgatttaaaaaaatatatcaagtcacctgaaataaaaacaaaacgccCGAAATTTCGTTAAACCTCcgaattgtatttattatttatttatcacaTTTTAGAAAATAGTCTGCAGCGATAGGCCTGCAGATACATTTCTTAAAAGAGGTATCAAGTATTTGTATATGTACAAATCgacatatgaaatccaaaaagccctaagttacaaaaaaatcaaaatcgacTATTTGATTGCTAAATTTTACACTCCTACAATAAAAAACAACGTCCCTATcaaagaaattcaaaaaagcTATGttctaaaattcataaaaattttaaaattcttttgaatttttaactttgaaaCTATGAAATGTTATAAGTTGACgtcaaatgaaacaaaaatggcGCTTTTAGCGAATCCTTGTAATTTAGAGATTATTTTATTAGATTAAGAATTTGTTCAAAGAAAAATTCCAGTTTCCTAAAATCTTTACGAAAACAAAGAAGCCTTATGCCAAAGAATAATAATTGGGGCTTGTCAGTTGGTACCTAAAGGAGTTGtcattcggtacctaactctaagaatgtattaatagaatttttgaatAAGTATTTTAGCTCCAACCACTTTCACAACTGTTTCCAAACATACATAGTTGCATAAAAtcgtacttaaaaattttaggaaaaatatattacatttaaattttttactttcgcagattttcaattttttaagcTCATATcttattagtaaatatttaatcaatatatttttcGGACTTTAAATctcctttatttaaaaaagtttaggttttttaagcattttattaCTTTCTATACCAAaatttagttagctagttagttagtttgaaaggaggatgtatacacatcaaatccgaagaaatacacctaggcctcaatcgggcctgttgtgctctCCTCAACCaatgccacgggtgggaatcgaacgcaccacctccggtctaccagactagaacactaacctaccggaggccacataccaaaatttacaacttcttttttttcaattttaatttcaacacacaaaaattaattgtcaaaaaaattaaaaaaatattttttgtttgttaaaaaataaaatgatttcggTTTGTTAAATACGGTAAAAGtgtgtaaaaaatacaaaattttatgagtgtGTGCAAAAATGTCTTATAAGTTCTATTATCCTGATGTTTtcgcgaaaaagttttgaagtaTCGTGAGAGAGGTAAGTTCTCTCAAGTGTGTTCAATTTACACATAACACGTCTGTGAAGAGATGGAAATGTTATTGTTCTAAAACAATGTCACAGTCCAacttcttattattctttgcCTTATGCCTTCCATGTTTCGGTCTATTTGACCAACAAAACTCGATttcaatttagataaaaattttaaaacatactatTTTTCTAAGTAGTTTAGGCCCTTTAGGTTTCAGAAAAAACATATTCTCAAGTGCGTAAATTATCTccgtaagtaaaacaaaaacctcaaatttttcttcaaatatattAACAACCGAGCTTACAGAGTCAtgacccagcagttcgacgggacagtcccgaactgaccttTTAACCTACCATTTAtagtggcccctagccacctgacaacacaggtgaccaaccattttaacatgggcttgtcctacgaggaagtcaatcgtcactctacaccctacaaagagacagtaaagagacgattgcctccgctctctcTCAttttcgattacaaagagtttatttgtgacgaaagaccaaaaaaatacgaattggagtcagccaggttgTAAGacattaatggaactaaaatttaaaaattgcaaatgtctactctctagaatactatggggcaataatgtgacgattgacccgaaaaatataaatttgagtcaacaaGATGGTggtatattagtagaaagtaataattatttctccaaaagatgggtagactttcggaagtacaacaaaaaaactacttttaagagcaTAGTCTCtatgttacttgaggacagtaaaaagacgactgtctccgctcccgcttacaaaaaggacactaaagtgacgactgtcttcattctcgattacaaagggtacgttcgtgacgaatgacccaaaacatacgaattacgatcatccaggtggttaactattagtggaaattactctCTTTTTCGTATgctgtcgaactgctgggtggGGATTGACAATTTTACAACCAATACAGCTATAAAacctaaaataaacaaaaaaaatataataaaaggttTGTTTGAATACATTTCTAgtaaaacaagagaaaaaaatattcccaAAAATATAAACAGTAAACGAACGAAAttcaagtaaattttgtttcattgtcattatattatcattatattaaaacaaattagcTTTGTTCATTTACTTGTCAAGTTTGCAGGTTTTTACCAGAAATTGCAAAAGAGAACAAATTTgagcaattaaaattattttctctttgcCAGAACTTGCAGGTTTTAGCCAGAACATTTTTCctggcaaatagaaaaaaattgtcaaataaattatttgtttaaaaaaatacatagaaaacaaaaaaagtttgatatttttgatttattttcataaataagtaTGTGTCATTGtagattttcaattttattttaatttcaatagaaatttatatgaataaacatcaatacaaatttattgaaagagaaatttggttttttctgttcccgtactttttataagtacgaagagaaaattcattaattctctttagccagaaaagttctggaacaaagctattgcatgaaatatttttccaaacaaaTCAATAcagattaaattttgttttactactttttactcgataaaaattttcaagccaaaaatagtaagacattttttttcaaagagcTTACTATATTCACCAGTATTCTgtatttcgattacgtttacgcattcagttgcgcaatgatcgaaaaaaggtattccaacaaaaaactgaatcgtaagaaaaagaagaagcaattccattccGTTTAAAGGCTGTACTGAATTTCGATTGTAGTTACGTTTttgtaagacctggttcacgctaggaaactttttttgggaaacttttgatttttgtgtgagagagaaagaaatatcaaccatataTTTCTCTCACGTACAGACTTAATATAATAGGcacaaaagttaaataaaattagtttacaattaaatatatagtttatacaATTATAACGGAGAAAAAAAAATTCCGCCGAAATTTTCGGGTTTCTAGGAAGTTTTCCAAGACATGCTACATACCTTAAATCCACATTTTACTCAAACTTACCGCCAAACCGCAATTCACCCAACCTTAAAGGTAGccattttccttaaatttttagCCACTGGTAGTTACCAAAGGCCAGTGGGAAATGACTTCCTTGTCTGCGTATCACAGTCAACATTTTGTAGAATTCTGGATGAGTGTTTGTCAATTTTTAGCAACATATAttgtactaaaaaaatatgcttGAAAATGACTCAAGCAGAGGAACAACACACAAAACTTCGAATTCATGAAAAGTTCAATTTTCCGGGAGTAATAGGATTTGTGGATGGGACTCATATCCGGATTAAATGCCCAAGTAGATGTGCAGGACCACAAGGTGATACCGATCCCGGAAACAACAGGCAAATAAATCCGGTGTCATATTATAATAGGAAAGGATATCACAGTATAAACGCCATGATAGTAAATAAACCAATCTTCTAAACCTTGAATattgtttacataaataaacttttagatATGCGATGATAAGCTTTTAATTCGGTTTGTGGACGCTAGACACCCTGGAAGCAATCATGATTCCTTTATATGGAAATCCAGCCAAGCTGACCAGTATCTCaataatttacatacaaatggaaaaagaaatttttggttATTGGGtatgtttaaaaactatttatatttatttatttatttatttatttatctatctatatatctatctatctatctatctatctatctatctatctatcacagGAGATTCCGGATACCCACTTCTACCATACTTGATGACACCTTTAAGAAATTGCACTAACCATCGTGAAGAATTGTACAACAAAAGCCACATTCAAGCCAGAAATACTGTTGAACGTTGTATTGGTGttctcaaaaatcgatttaggTGCATTTTAGGAGAAAGGGGACTTCACTACGAACCGGAAAGAGTAATTAAGATTATCAATGTATGCTGCGCAGTTCATAATGCTTGTATTAATTATAATGACGATCTCTCGGAAGATGTTGAAATACAGCACAATTTTGAATCTGATATGCCTGATGGTAACGCTAGTACTATTGGTAATGAAATAAGGagtattataaacaatttttattaaatttattaataacaatatattaaaaaataaataactaatttcCAATTATtctgaatttaaataattaaaaaacttttcagcCAAGACTGCTAACAGTTGCATCAGCCTGTTTTTTCACAGCTGCAGTATTTTCCTTCATTATTTCATAACTGTTCGTGCgtgaaaataaaacgaaaagtgtttttaaaattttgtttaaataaaaatctttattaaatattaccttGTGTTTGGGTTATACGAAACGTATACGACAGCGATTAGGAAGATAATGATATATTTTAATGGCAGAAAGttgcaaacaatatttaagccGATACCGTTAGCGGTTTTACTCGttagaattaagaaaaatatcccCACCCAAGGGTGTAAAAAAGGGAATGTACTAAATCCTAACAAGtatcaaataatcaaaaaaaaaacgtaaatacacgtacaaaaaaaaacgaacttaAACATTGCCGGCCACCTTGCAACAACAAAGGACGTTGCAACCATAATATAAACTTAAGAGGTAAAATCTAATAAAGAATAAAGAGCTTAAAGTAATaggtttttttcatttatttatttaattcattttttcaaacaacaaatTGGTCATAGGACCAAAAACCAGACCAGCTGGTAAAGATGTTCCCATAGAACAAAGTCTATGGGATGTAGTTTTACGCAGACTACATACTGCTCTCATGGGAGAATGGTTTTAAATCAGACCATGAACTGGGCCTCTTAAAGAGAGGCTTGGCCAGAAATGACCCAACCAAAAATGGTGTATTGAGCCATCGGAAGTCCCGGGTTCGAATATATTTTCCCTTTTAAAACTTGCGGAGAAATTTCCGGACCAATGACAAGTGCGACTTTGCCAGAGACATTAAAACTAGGGTCTGCCAATTGCAGTCcctcaaaatgaattttaaccGAATCCGATACTGTTTGCAATGGTGTTTTAATGCCTTgcattttctttactttaacgGTAAACGTTATTTGTTGCGTCGGGTCATATTGTGAACAAATGTTCACTCGACATATTTGGTCTGCACCAACAGTGGTCACGGGCAGTTTTACATTTGCAACTAAGGAGGAGCAAATATAGCTCATACTGCAGCAAAGGTCTAAAGCTGCCCGTACCCGAATGCTCTTTTTTGAGCCAAGCAACAAAACGGTTGCTGTTGGTGAGAATGTCACGACATGAAGCAACGGCAACGACGAAGAGTTAACGGGGGCGTCTGGTCGGGTAGCTTCGTTTCGAGCGCCTTTTTTAGATTTGGCGGCGACGTGATTCTTCGAGTGGAGCATAGAATGGTGCTTtcctttacattttttacaacgGCCTTCACTCGTACAATCACGAGAGATGTGTTCCGCTGATAGGCACCGAGAGCAACAATGGTGCAATAACACCATCCTAATTCTCCTCTCGAAagacatattttgaaattttcgacAACCCGATAGTCGATGACGTCGCTTACAAAGAGGGCAATTTTGTTGTTCGCTTATTGAATTCGCGACCGGATTCGAACCTGAGGTTTCCGTGGCACCTGATACGGGATCAGGATTTTGCGTAGTTTCGGCTTCTAGAGCCGGTACTGCCATAGGGGCAGACAGTTGCTCAGGTGAGGTCAAAGGTACCTCTCGAGCTGAAACCACTGCAGGTGCAGTGGAGTTTTCGTTGGAGGTCATTGGGACCTCTGGTGCAGGGACCACGGAGACTGGTGGGTTTTCCACGGCGGCGATACTGGTGGCGCCATCGTCGGACTTGTCGGTAGAACCCGGTTGATTCGTGGCTGCTGCGGTGTCAACCTCCATTGCCTCACCATACTCCTCAAGGAGATCAGCTTCAGACACATAATGGCCATAATGCGTTCCATAGTGCTAGGAAACAATGAAGGTtaacaaatattcattaaaaagaTTCACTGGTCAAAACGACCAGTTTGGTAATTGGTCGCTTTATAACCCCGTTTTCGGTACGTATGTCCGCGACGCGTACGTGATTGTCGCTTCCTGGATAAGTCCGAACTACTCTTCCCATTTTCCAAGAAGTGGGTGTCATTTGCTCATTTCGAATAACTACTAAATCTCCGGTTATTATATCGCGTTCCGGATACTTCCACTTGTAACGTTTGTGAAGCCCTGACAAGTATTCTTCCTTCCATCGACGACAGAAGTGCTGAGTCAAGGCCTTAACTTTTCTATACCGATTTAGAAGACTAAGCGGAGATTGATAAATCGAAGGTTCAGGTGGAGCTAATATTGGAGACCCGATTAGGAAATGGCCTGGTGTGAGAGCCACTATGTCATTAGGATCGTCACTCATAGGACTGAGAGGTCGAGAGTTTAGACATGCCTCAATTCTAGCGAGGACCGTCGAAAGTTCTTCAAAAGTGTATTTGCCGGAATGGGCTTCTTTACGGAAGTGAAGTTTAAAACTTCGGACTCCTGCTTCCCATAAACCACCCATATGAGGTGCTCCAGCTGGAATAAAACGCCAAGAAAGGCCGTTGATGCCGTACGTCGTACACATCCTAGCTCTACATTctgacaaaaatgttttaaactctCGTTCTAACTCTCGAGAAGCTCCTATAAAATTCGTCCCGTTATCCGAAAAGATGGTAAGTGGACAACCGCGTCTTGATATA of the Lucilia cuprina isolate Lc7/37 chromosome 2, ASM2204524v1, whole genome shotgun sequence genome contains:
- the LOC124420799 gene encoding uncharacterized protein LOC124420799 encodes the protein MCTTYGINGLSWRFIPAGAPHMGGLWEAGVRSFKLHFRKEAHSGKYTFEELSTVLARIEACLNSRPLSPMSDDPNDIVALTPGHFLIGSPILAPPEPSIYQSPLSLLNRYRKVKALTQHFCRRWKEEYLSGLHKRYKWKYPERDIITGDLVVIRNEQMTPTSWKMGRVVRTYPGSDNHHYGTHYGHYVSEADLLEEYGEAMEVDTAAATNQPGSTDKSDDGATSIAAVENPPVSVVPAPEVPMTSNENSTAPAVVSAREVPLTSPEQLSAPMAVPALEAETTQNPDPVSGATETSDFTS
- the LOC111680674 gene encoding ATP-dependent RNA helicase me31b, which translates into the protein MMTEKINSAHGNMIIKSINKEHQHQLVTNIGDDMGWKSKLKIPPKDNRFKTSDVTDTRGNEFEEFCLKRELLMGIFEKGWERPSPIQEAAIPIALSGKDVLARAKNGTGKTGAYCIPVLEQIDPSKDYIQALIMVPTRELALQTSQICIELAKHLDIRVMVTTGGTILKDDILRIYQKVQLIIATPGRILDLMDKKVADMSHCKILVLDEADKLLSLDFQGMLDHVILKLPKDPQILLFSATFPLTVKNFMEKHLREPYEINLMEELTLKGVTQYYAFVQERQKVHCLNTLFSKLQINQSIIFCNSTQRVELLAKKITELGYCCYYIHAKMAQAHRNRVFHDFRQGLCRNLVCSDLFTRGIDVQAVNVVINFDFPRMAETYLHRIGRSGRFGHLGIAINLITYEDRFDLHRIEKELGTEIKPIPKVIDPALYVANIALNSGESSNNDLNNSCTEEGNVSK
- the LOC111680676 gene encoding putative nuclease HARBI1 isoform X2, which produces MTQAEEQHTKLRIHEKFNFPGVIGFVDGTHIRIKCPSRCAGPQGDTDPGNNRQINPVSYYNRKGYHSINAMIICDDKLLIRFVDARHPGSNHDSFIWKSSQADQYLNNLHTNGKRNFWLLGDSGYPLLPYLMTPLRNCTNHREELYNKSHIQARNTVERCIGVLKNRFRCILGERGLHYEPERVIKIINVCCAVHNACINYNDDLSEDVEIQHNFESDMPDGNASTIGNEIRSIINNFY
- the LOC111680676 gene encoding putative nuclease HARBI1 isoform X1, with product MLHTLNPHFTQTYRQTAIHPTLKVAIFLKFLATGSYQRPVGNDFLVCVSQSTFCRILDECLSIFSNIYCTKKICLKMTQAEEQHTKLRIHEKFNFPGVIGFVDGTHIRIKCPSRCAGPQGDTDPGNNRQINPVSYYNRKGYHSINAMIICDDKLLIRFVDARHPGSNHDSFIWKSSQADQYLNNLHTNGKRNFWLLGDSGYPLLPYLMTPLRNCTNHREELYNKSHIQARNTVERCIGVLKNRFRCILGERGLHYEPERVIKIINVCCAVHNACINYNDDLSEDVEIQHNFESDMPDGNASTIGNEIRSIINNFY